AACGGAGGCGAGTACATCGGTTTCATTCGCGACGACGGCTCTTTCATCATACACAATGTGCCTTCAGGGTCCTACATCGTCGAAGCCGTCCACCCGGACTACATGTACGAGCCCGTGCGCGTCGAAATCAACTCCAAAGGCAAATACCGCGCCAGGAAAGTCAATTTCGTGCAAACTTCACAAGTAATACAAGTGCCATACCCGCTAAGAATGAAAGTGTTGTCCAAATTCAGATATTTCCAAGTCCGCGAACAATGGAGGTTGACCGACTTCCTGTTCAATCCCATGGTGATCATGATGGTCCTCCCGCTCCTGCTTATCATGGTTCTGCCCAAAATGATGAATGATCCAGAGACCAAAGAAGATTTGAAGCAGATTAGCAATTTGGCGAAGATGGGTGAAATGCCAGAGATGTCAGAAATGTTTACAAACTTGTTCAGTGGCGGTGCACCGAAGCCTGCTGCTAAGGCTAAACAGATAAAGAAGAGACAGTAGTTAATtagcaaatttatttatttataatgaatCATTGTGTAGTTTTCTTGCAGAATAAAATAGTAATCACTTTAAAATGTCCCTTATTTGTATAGTCAATCATACctacagtaaaaaaaatacaatgattTTAGCAATAGAACTTAGTCTTTGTCTAGTTATAGGTATGCCAGTGTCTTTATTTCATCTACTTGTATATGAGGCACATTTGTAAACAAAAGGGTTTATTTAAAACTGGATTACAAACCATGTTTCAGCAGTCTCTGGCATacagtatattgaatagtatgtcTCTGGTTACCTAGTCATTTTGTGTTTCATGATCAATTCCTACATTGATATAGGAGTTTTTAAACTAATTTTAATTCTTGGTGAAATAATGTGCTGTGAAGTTTAATTCTTAGCCATAGTTGCTATAATTCTTTCTCTGGTATCTAAAGATGTTATATTCTTTTTTGGTTTCTACCAACCAATTACTAAGAGTATCACAAGTTTTTTTTGGCAATAACCATGCCTATCATATTAGAATTACCATTTTGTGTTGACAAAACAGCTCTTCAGGAAATAAGTTTTTCTGGGATTGGTATAAtgtatattgtaaacaaaaacatgtttaaatattttgcaCAAGGTTTTTATTTGGAAATAAATCTATGAAAGTCATAATTGAGATTTCATTCCTACTAACCACATAAATTGTACAACTTagacacaaatacatataaaaaataataaaaatcagtcaTTGGTAATTTGGACGGAAACTACTTAAGTAACATTATGAAGTTTGAGATTCATtccataatattttattaaatatattatatatttgacGAGATACACCTGGACGGGAGTTTACATTTTGTACATCAACTTTGCATTATAATATTCCATTTTTAATCTTTCTATATTGTCTTTAGTctgattagttttttttacataaatgaTCACAAACAATCTACCTAATTTAAGTCTACATTAATCCATAATTTTgtctacaaaaatatttttgtgattaattttattttgatacaaaactAACAAGGCAATGTTATTGACATGTGATTCAGTATCGCAATGATTCATTCCCATAATTACAAAAAGGAAATAAGATAATTCTTACATCTAACATACACACTAAGATCtgtttttatatacatacattttaattgGTTGAAATGCTATCATTTTTTTGTCCAAAAGGCAAGGTTGCATTTTATGCTACATATTAAAATCTTTTAAACTTTTAACTATTTCTCTCATTTTAGAAGTTTTAGAATATATAATTCAGATATGTTGTAGTATATTATAAAGATATAATAGGTACATGGAGAcatcaaaattaaaatgaaaatttttagggtaaagataaaaaagaaaataaataaatgctgaCAGCACCAACGAATAAAACATTGGCAGAATGAATACAAATATAATCTTAGAACTAAAAttgagtaaaaaataaaaatgacgaAGTTTGATGATGTATGAATAAAAAGTTCATATGCTATGAAAAAACATTCACTATGACTGGTTAGTACAGGTGTACGAGCAAAGTTTACTAAGGCTAGTCTATTTTAGTTTAACTACAAACCATGTTGGAATGGACAAGGTCTCTTTACATAGCTATAAGTGAAGTATAGTCaggttagacttatattgaccgtgattacctttttgatttttgtcgagctccctatatcccggtcaatataagtctaatgaaaataaacgtgaatcattcaaaactcttatagtCAGGTTGCTTTATTTCTTACGTCTACAAATACAGGTACAGTCAAGGTAAAATATAGATGCGGATAAAgtgacaaaaatatgtatacacgtcGTCCTTATCCACTCGCATGCTTGCTTCCAGTAGCTAGAGCTACGAGCAACCTCTGAATTGCTTGCAGTGGCTGTGGCTACATAGTGGAGTATTGAAATGATCGATTAATTTTATGTCGAAGCAATTTAGAGCGCCCTTAACGAAAATCCAAATCACGTTCACGTTGTGGATACATATATGTTTGGGACTTTGTACGCAACTCTATTTATTAATACCTTGACTACGAAGGAAAagaaaatttaatatatttttaaaggaaattTTAGTCAGAAATAAAATAAGGCATGGTTTAATACAgcaaaagcagttttaaaagaTACGATTTTTAAGCTAATATCAAACGGTGGttaataaaaatcatctaaacTATACAATAACAAAGAGATTCTAGAATAAAGTAAACCTTATTAAaaggttataattataaatgcagTTCAAAGTCATATTTAAATAACTGCCTTGGTACATTTAGCTGCCGAATGCCGATATATTATGTACGACAAAATATGTTGATATGATTGCAAGCTTAAATCTACactttttttacataaaatggTACACATAAAAATGTGAATATTGTATATATAGAAAAACATAAGTAGTTTCAATGGGCgataaaataagtacctatgtagtgttttaaaaaaatattacatgttGAACTACGTACTTGAGATTCACATACAGTCAAATACAGGCACAGATCATAATATAATTAACACACAAGTATTTCTTCAAACATACGTGAGATACTATTTTGTAGCACTTCATAAATTGAAAagagaaaaaacatttttactgaTAGATATTATCAACAGTAATTACCTATTTATGGAGAAGTAGAGGTATTCCAAATTATTCATACAAAAATCTTTTATACATCTTTTACACTTTTCAAATTAGGTAATTTCACCTTCATTTACCAAACACTACTAAATCAATCACATTTAAGTGGGGAAACATTCCAAATAATATAAATGCTCTAAAATGTAATCATTAGTAAACTTTATCTTCAATAAAGTTTGCAAATAAGTTGTCAAAATAGGCGGGTACCACTTACAGAAAGTAGCGTCGTGAGGTAGGCCACCAAAGAAAACTTGAGCCTCGGCCGAGGCTTACCTATctatacatattataggacattaccTCGCGACGCTACTCTCTGTGTGGACCCGCCTAATGTGGTTGTCAACCGTCAAAAGTTTTCATAAATGACGTCAGCATAGGTTTAATTTGTATCTATTTAAAGTAGAAAAAAGTCCTCTGCTAGCGGACGTCATCCGTAAAATCCCGCAGTATGAATGATGGTTCAAGTCAACTAGAAGTATCCTACATTGCCTACGTGTTACGTGGCATTCCGTAGGTGTGTGGCCACAGTGAGCAGCGCGAGCAGTAGCGtgccggcggcggcggggcgcgcggcCGCGTTGTATATGGAGCAGTAGGGACACTGCGAGGAGCCGCACACTTCGCAGATGTTGAGGAGGTAGGTCGGCAGTGCGTCGAATATCGTCTCGTTGTAGCGCTCTgagaataaccacaaaattaaaattttgaaaaaacccccgaccgcgacatagtagaccgattttcatgaaacatggctaggaacactcccgactaacacagctttcaaataaaaaaaactaaatcgaaatcggttcatccgtttgggagctacgatgccacagacagacacacacacagacagatagacagacagacacgtcaaacttataacaccccgtcgtttttgtgtcgggggttaataagaaAAATAGTACGTGGCAATACGACCCGACATAGTgcaccgatttccatcaaaaatGCCTAAGAACAGTCCCAAATAATTCAGTGCTgccacactgggctgttataaatgttatatatgtaatataatgtgacagggacagcgcgatggcGCGATACCGCGCTGTCCCTTTCGCACCGTGTTATATGTATAACATTTACTAGTATAACAGTCGGTGTGGGAGGCTGGGAGCACcatcaaacaaaacaaaaagctaaatctaaatcggttcatccgttcgggagatacgatggcacagacaaacacgtcaaacttataacatgtCGTTCTTGCGCCGGGGGTTCAAAATAAAGGAAATGCACACTTATTGATTTCATTGTATATATTGAAACAGAGGTCTAAAGGGAATTCCTTCCATTCAAAACGGGTTGGGATCTGGCTTAtgccaataaaattaaagttgcTACATGAATTATCCTCAAGTAAGCCTTAATTAATTTCTTTCGGAGCTTTCGTTCCAGAGGAATCTATGATGAatctatgtgcgaaatgtcatttgatatttgccagtcgctttatGGTGAAGgcaaacatcgcgaggaaaccggactaatcccaataacgCCTTAACTACGCGTTATTGGGATtagtcgggttggaaggtcaaatggcagtcgctttcgtaaaaactagtgcctacgccatatcttgggattagttgtcaaagcggaccccaggctcccatgagccgtggcaaatgccgggataacgcaaggaggatgatgagcgAATTAATTTGATGGTATATACTCgtagcgcccaccatacaaaagttttgctagggaattttgattcttattatacttgagattgaattcaatttcatttgttcgaaaaattttagaaacaagaaattatattttatttgtttatacatgaaagttaaaattccattgaaaccattatgtactttagaaagtacattgggCGCCACAAGGATATGTAATTACGTACCAGGTGCATAGTAGTCGTAAATGCGGATAGGCAGGAAGCGAGACATGTTGGCCACCGGGAACCAGCGCTCGATCGTGAAGTTCACGCACGTCGTTTCAGAGTCCAACTGAAAATATATATACGttgtaataataaatataacacaTTTATGAAGATTTCATGTGAGATAGTAAAAAttagagcgtgcgcagacagagagcgatCTGGAGTTCTGCGTTCCGCGTTCAGAGTTCTGCGTTCTTTAGAATGTACCGAGTCTGTAGCAACAACGCACACAGCGGGCAGTCTGACCGCGGCGGTCAAAGCGGAACGCCGCGTGCTAACGTTCTTTTCCCGCCGAGACAGAGAACGCCGGAACGCGGGGATGTCTGAGGttgcaaacacagaaaaaataatgaattggtTAGGGAAAGGAGGGATTTCTAAAGTCAAATCTACGGATAGTACACGACGAAATGCTGGAATGTTTGTTTcatccttaataaataattacatactTCATATTCTATATCAGATTATTCTGGAAAACGAACTTTCCAGTGACATGTTGCATGTACAAAGACACAAACGAAACTAGAACGCGAGAATTTGAACGCCGCCTGTGTGCGTCGGAACTCTTGAGCGGTCAACAGCCAACGcggaccgctctctgtctgcgcacgctctttAAGATTGCATACTAAcggaggagcactaagaaaggatttttcaaaattcccctcctaagggggtgaaatgggggttcaacgggtaaaagctagttgttACTATAGGTCTATCAATAACTTACGTATTCGAAGTAGAACAGCAGCTGCGTAGGCAGATACTTGGCTCGCTGGAGCAAGGCAACCCGTCGGGATAGCACGTAGGCGTCTAGTCGTTGTTGCTGGATCATGTAGCCGGTTGGGATGGCCACGTCGAGGACTGCCATGCCGGAGCGAGGGGACTCTTCTAGGTAGGTCCAGCTGAAGGAATAAACATTTTGgttatttataaactgaaaatagaTCATTTAGATTTTGGTTAGTGTTCATTATTGTTCAATATTAATGGAGTAATTAAAAATGAgtttaaaaaatctaaaatccAAAGGAACTTTTAAAATAAACGGGTTGAAGGGTAAAAGGTAATGACATGAAATAGTTCATTTATCGCTGGTGAATCGAATGAAATACAATCCATAAAATGTGATAAAACAAGAAAATTCTCAATACAAATATCTACAAATTCACAGAGCTATAAATTAACTTGGCGTGTTTGCCTCGGACAAGGCAATTTTACACAGATCAAGCTGATCGCGGAACATCCACGCGGCACTCCGATCACATACAAGCCACTGCTTGTATGTGATCTTCCTGGGCCCGCATTCCATCCTTGCGTCGTTGTGCTCAACGGCTGTCGTTTCTTTTCCAAATTCACTGAGATTCCTATACTGACCTAGCACAGGCCTGGTAGTCGATGTGAGACTGATTAGTCCGTATAAGTGTGCGTGTGCTAACAAGGAGAAGGCCCGCACTGGCGGCTCGGTCTGGAAGGATGTCCACGTTGTATTGcatcaaatactatataaactctacgagttaatacgtgcagcttggtgccaaagttggcaacacgCAATACTAGCGCctctagcggcatgagttgatcaaaatagtttagttcatacagtttaaaattttaaaaagtcacATACTCTTATttctttgttttattccgtctaaaaatgttaaagtagatcaagtaatcgcATTTTGTGTTGTTTTACGTACTACGCCTATACTGACAAACTACTTTGTACAACtcgtaccgctagatggcgctgctaaaaTCGTTGCCGCttcattgtatgggaaacgtcacaagctgcacgtattaactctagagtttatatagtatttgattGCACACATTGACATCTGCAGGGTGGTGTAACCTCGTCTGTTCCTATACTACTACAATATACTATAAGGCTAGATATATACTGACCTAGCACAGGCCTGGTACTCGATGTGCGACTGGTTCCGTCCGTGGAAGTGCGCGTGGGCCAGCAGCGAGAAGGCGCGCGCCGGCGGCTCGGTCTGGAAGCGCGGGATGTCGACGTTGTACTGCACTGACCTCTGCAGAGTGGTGCAACCTCGTCTGTTCCTATACTATACGGCTAGAGATATATACTGACCTAGCACAGGCCTGGTACTCGATGTGCGACTGGTTCCGTCCGTGGAAGTGCGCGTGGGCCAGCAGCGAGAAGGCGCGCGCCGGCGGCTCGGTCTGGAAGCGCGGGATGTCCACGTTGTACTGCACTGACCTCTGTAGGGTGGTGTAACCTCGTCTGTTCCTATACTATACGGCTAGAGATATATACTGACCTAGCACAGGCCTGGTACTCGATGTGCGACTGGTTCCGTCCGTGGAAGTGCGCGTGGGCCAGCAGCGAGAAGGCGCGCGCCGGCGGCTCGGTCTGGAAGCGCGGGATGTCGACGTTGTACTGCACTGACCTCTGCAGAGTGGTGCAACCTCGTCTGTTCCTATACTATACGGCTAGAGATATATACTGACCTAGCACAGGCCTGGTACTCGATGTGCGACTGGTTCCGTCCGTGGAAGTGCGCGTGGGCCAGCAGCGAGAAGGCGCGCGCCGGCGGCTCGGTCTGGAAGCGCGGGATGTCCACGTTGTACTGCACTGACCTCTGTAGGGTGGTGTAACCTCGTCTGTTCCTATACTATACGGCTAGAGATATATACTGACCTAGCACAGGCCTGGTACTCGATGTGCGACTGGTTCCGTCCGTGGAAGTGCGCGTGGGCCAGCAGCGAGAAGGCGCGCGCCGGCGGCTCGGTCTGGAAGCGCGGGATGTCCACGTTGTACTGCACTGACCTCTGTAGGGTGGTGTAACCTCGTCTGTTCCTATACTATACGGCTAGAGATATATACTGACCTAGCACAGGCCTGGTACTCGATGTGCGACTGGTTCCGTCCGTGGAAGTGCGCGTGGGCCAGCAGCGAGAAGGCGCGCACTGGCGGCTCGGTCTGGAAGCGCGGGATGTCCACGTTGTACTGCACTGACCTCTGTAGGGTGGTGTAACCTCGTCTGTTCCTATACTATACGGCTAGAGATATATACTGACCTAGCACAGGCCTGGTACTCGATGTGCGACTGGTTCCGTCCGTGGAAGTGCGCGTGGGCCAGCAGCGAGAAGGCGCGCGCCGGCGGCTCGGTCTGGAAGCGCGGGATGTCCACGTTGTACTGCACTGACCTCTGTAGGGTGGTGTAACCTCGTCTGTTCCTATACTATACGGCTAGAGATATATACTGACCTAGCACAGGCCTGGTACTCGATGTGCGACTGGTTCCGTCCGTGGAAGTGCGCGTGGGCCAGCAGCGAGAAGGCGCGCACTGGCGGCTCGGTCTGGAAGCGCGGGATGTCCACGTTGTACTGCACTGACCTCTGTAGGGTGGTGTAACCTCGTCTGTTCCTATACTATACGGCTAGAGATATATACTGACCTAGCACAGGCCTGGTACTCGATGTGCGACTGGTTCCGTCCGTGGAAGTGCGCGTGGGCCAGCAGCGAGAAGGCGCGCGCCGGCGGCTCGGTCTGGAAGCGCGGGATGTCGACGTTGTACTGCACTGACCTCTGCAGAGTGGTGCAACCTCGTCTGTTCCTATACTATACGGCTAGAGATATATACTGACCTAGCACAGGCCTGGTACTCGATGTGCGACTGGTTCCGTCCGTGGAAGTGCGCGTGGGCCAGCAGCGAGAAGGCGCGCGCCGGCGGCTCGGTCTGGAAGCGCGGGATGTCCACGTTGTACTGCACTGACCTCTGTAGGGTGGTGTAACCTCGTCTGTTCCTATACTATACGGCTAGAGATATATACTGACCTAGCACAGGCCTGGTACTCGATGTGCGACTGGTTCCGTCCGTGGAAGTGCGCGTGGGCCAGCAGCGAGAAGGCGCGCACTGGCGGCTCGGTCTGGAAGCGCGGGATGTCCACGTTGTACTGCACTGACCTCTGTAGGGTGGTGTAACCTCGTCTGTTCCTATACTATACGGCTAGAGATATATACTGACCTAGCACAGGCCTGGTACTCGATGTGCGACTGGTTCCGTCCGTGGAAGTGCGCGTGGGCCAGCAGCGAGAAGGCGCGCGCCGGCGGCTCGGTCTGGAAGCGCGGGATGTCCACGTTGTACTGCACTGACCTCTGTAGGGTGGTGTAACCTCGTCTGTTCCTATACTATACGGCTAGAGATATATACTGACCTAGCACAGGCCTGGTACTCGATGTGCGACTGGTTCCGTCCGTGGAAGTGCGCGTGGGCCAGCAGCGAGAAGGCGCGCACTGGCGGCTCGGTCTGGAAGCGCGGGATGTCCACGTTGTACTGCACTGACCTCTGTAGGGTGGTGTAACCTCGTCTGTTCCTATACTATACGGCTAGAGATATATACTGACCTAGCACAGGCCTGGTACTCGATGTGCGACTGGTTCCGTCCGTGGAAGTGCGCGTGGGCCAGCAGCGAGAAGGCGCGCGCCGGCGGCTCGGTCTGGAAGCGCGGGATGTCGACGTTGTACTGCACTGACCTCTGCAGAGTGGTGCAACCTCGTCTGTTCCTATACTATACGGCTAGAGATATATACTGACCTAGCACAGGCCTGGTACTCGATGTGCGACTGGTTCCGTCCGTGGAAGTGCGCGTGGGCCAGCAGCGAGAAGGCGCGCGCCGGCGGCTCGGTCTGGAAGCGCGGGATGTCCACGTTGTACTGGACGGACATCTGCAGGATCGCGTAGCCGGCGCCGCGGGCTTCCACCTTCACTGTGCCCCAGGCTTCTGGGATCTGGTGAATGACAAAAaagaatattgtaaataaaGTCATTCAAAATGTATTATCCAGTAGCCTgattttttaaccccccacgcaaaaacgacggggtgttataagtttgacgtgtctgtctgtttgtctgtctgtctgtggcatcgtagctcccgaacggatgaaccgatttagttttgtttaactgaaagctgagttagtccggAATGTTCATAGCCatcggtcgggggttttttcaaaattttaattttgtggttagggatcatccacatattacgtcacaccaaatttcaggtttttggacccctccccccctatgtcacgcttttttgtatccctttaacaaggattgtcacatttagtatgaccccccccccccttacactgtgacgtaatatatggatgacgccttagGTTAGTATTTCAAAAGGTTAATGAATTTTACAGGAATAGGCGGGTTCACCACACACAAAACGAATGGATTCGAGACGCGAAACCACGTTCGAGGCGAATGCAGCCTGGAAGCTCTACTTATGTAGGGGCTCTTAGTCTTAGTAGTGTGGAATTGTGGATACATCTACTGAATACCATACTAATTGAGAACGCTATGCTTCGCCGttagaaaaacaaaatgcaacTTTGAAATTGggtaagtgaaaaaataaaaaaaatcaatatactcatacagagttcataaatatgtgtacatttctttacCTTAACtctatgcaataaggtgaaaaaatgtacacatatttatgaactcgactgtaactCCGTAGTAcatgtctaagaaaaaaaactcaaagccctagagaaaaaggtacggtggcctagatggcgttggcgttacacctttggggaacgcttggctagatggcgctaatatgaatacttgacattttaaaacatattcatattcattgaTATTGTACATATACACTGTAATGCTTATGTAtgctaaaataaatgaaaaaaaataatttatttaatttaatttaatatacattacacgtcagaaacataaacattcatTAAACTAAGTAATTCCTATTACTCTAAGTAATTCCTatctataaaatttataaatgtgttctatacatatcaagctaacaatatgggcataattgtcaaaactgaggttcaaaagttttaaagcttctgtcgagagatggcagtctatgcactgtgattacacattttactctgacagtaactctctataatactcgatcctctttgataatactCACGTCGATGTACTGCATGACGGCGATGTTGTTGTTCTCAACGTGCAGGACCCGCGAGGCGCCCTGGAGCGCCACAGCGTCGACGGTCACAGTGAGGGCGGATACGTCCCGGAGACGTTTGCGGTTGGTGTATTCAATATACTCGTACTCTATTATACTCACGTCGATGTACTGCATGACGGCGATGTTGTTGTTCTCGACGTGCAGGACCCGCGAGGCGCCCTGGAGCGCCACAGCGTCGACGGTCACAGTGAGGGCGGATACGTCCCGGAGACGTTTGCGGTTGGTGTATTCAATATACTCGTACTCTATTATACTCACGTCGATGTACTGCATGACGGCGATGTTGTTGTTCTCGACGTGCAGGACCCGCGAGGCGCCCTGCAGCGCCACAGCGTCGACGGTCACAGTGAGGGCGGATACGTCCCGGAGACGTTTGCGGTTGGTGTATTCAATATACTCGTACTCTATTATACTCACGTCGATGTACTGCATGACGGCGATGTTGTTGTTCTCGACGTGCAGGACCCGCGAGGCGCCCTGCAGCGCCACAGCGTCGACGGTCACAGTGAGGGCGGATACGTCCCGGAGACGTTTGCGGTTGGTGTATTCAATATACTCGTACTCTATTATACTCACGTCGATGTACTGCATGACGGCGATGTTGTTGTTCTCGACGTGCAGGACCCGCGAGGCGCCCTGGAGCGCCACAGCGTCGACGGTCACAGTGAGGGCGGATACGTCCCGGAGACGTTTGCGGTTGGTGTATTCAATATACTCGTACTCTATTATACTCACGTCGATGTACTGCATGACGGCGATGTTGTTGTTCTCGACGTGCAGGACCCGCGAGGCGCCCTGCAGCGCCACAGCGTCGACGGTCACAGTGAGGGCGGATACGTCCCGGAGACGTTTGCGGTTGGTGTATTCAATATACTCGTACTCTATTATACTCACGTCGATGTACTGCATGACGGCGATGTTGTTGTTCTCGACGTGCAGGACCCGCGAGGCGCCCTGCAGCGCCACAGCGTCGACGGTCACAGTGAGGGCGGATACGTCCCGGAGACGTTTGCGGTTGGTGTATTCAATATACTCGTACTCTATTATACTCACGTCGATGTACTGCATGACGGCGATGTTGTTGTTCTCGACGTGCAGGACCCGCGAGGCGCCCTGCAGCGCCACAGCGTCGACGGT
This window of the Leguminivora glycinivorella isolate SPB_JAAS2020 chromosome 16, LegGlyc_1.1, whole genome shotgun sequence genome carries:
- the LOC125234437 gene encoding ER membrane protein complex subunit 7 yields the protein MFMALPLVGFMCSIGAVICVSNPVEEEVGSGRYVIEGRVFPADDPNVGTWQVDTRIHVNGGEYIGFIRDDGSFIIHNVPSGSYIVEAVHPDYMYEPVRVEINSKGKYRARKVNFVQTSQVIQVPYPLRMKVLSKFRYFQVREQWRLTDFLFNPMVIMMVLPLLLIMVLPKMMNDPETKEDLKQISNLAKMGEMPEMSEMFTNLFSGGAPKPAAKAKQIKKRQ